In Candidatus Cohnella colombiensis, one DNA window encodes the following:
- a CDS encoding pitrilysin family protein: MSEQFVRGELGRLRIHVLPTKRFKTFALSLYVGAPLTETGVTPIALTPFVLRRGTQSYPETTTFRAKLDELYGAGFGFDLYKRGDHQIVQFRMDIINDRFVSATESLLGAAVNFLGEVLTTPAQEDGHFRSKYVAAEKTTVSKRIDAIINDKVRYAAERCIEEMCKHEPFRLPALGRKADLDSLDAASLYSAYQAWVAGASLDLYVVGDTSLDEVTKLAEKAFKLPTGQPSTYSPTPLVAARTEVQTVQDRMDVAQGKLNMGMRVGLTYGSPQYASLLVYNGILGGFPHSKLFINVREKASLAYYASSRLDGHKGIIILQSGIEIPNFERAVQIMREQLEALRIGDMTQEDLQRTQAMIVNQLKELQDSAYERISFDFSNLLSGVERTGDSFIAEIEAVTQEHVIAAAQHVALDTIYFLRDRKEEN, from the coding sequence ATGTCAGAGCAGTTTGTCAGAGGTGAGCTAGGTCGGTTGCGCATTCATGTCCTACCGACGAAACGATTTAAGACGTTCGCCTTGTCGTTATATGTTGGTGCACCGCTTACGGAGACTGGGGTGACGCCGATTGCGCTCACCCCTTTTGTACTTAGACGTGGCACGCAATCGTATCCGGAGACGACGACTTTCCGTGCGAAGCTGGATGAGTTATATGGTGCTGGTTTTGGCTTTGATCTATATAAGCGCGGAGATCATCAGATCGTGCAATTCCGTATGGATATTATTAATGATCGGTTCGTATCGGCTACGGAATCGTTACTTGGCGCAGCTGTAAATTTCCTCGGTGAAGTGTTAACTACTCCCGCACAAGAAGACGGACATTTCCGTTCCAAGTATGTTGCAGCAGAGAAGACGACGGTAAGTAAACGGATCGATGCGATTATCAATGATAAAGTCCGCTATGCAGCAGAGCGGTGTATCGAGGAAATGTGTAAGCACGAACCGTTCCGACTTCCTGCGTTAGGACGCAAGGCAGATTTAGACAGTCTTGACGCCGCTTCACTATACAGTGCTTATCAAGCGTGGGTGGCAGGGGCATCACTCGACTTATACGTCGTAGGTGATACATCGCTCGATGAAGTGACGAAATTAGCAGAAAAAGCGTTCAAGCTTCCTACTGGTCAACCGTCAACGTACTCCCCCACACCATTAGTTGCTGCTCGAACAGAGGTGCAGACGGTTCAGGATCGTATGGATGTAGCGCAAGGCAAGCTGAACATGGGGATGCGTGTGGGCCTTACCTATGGCAGTCCACAATATGCTTCCTTACTCGTATATAACGGTATATTGGGAGGGTTTCCTCACTCAAAGCTGTTCATTAACGTGAGGGAGAAAGCAAGCTTGGCGTACTATGCATCTTCGCGATTGGATGGGCATAAAGGCATTATTATTTTGCAATCGGGGATCGAGATCCCGAACTTTGAACGCGCCGTTCAAATTATGCGCGAGCAGCTAGAAGCGCTCCGTATTGGCGATATGACGCAAGAGGATTTGCAACGCACACAAGCGATGATCGTAAATCAGTTAAAAGAATTACAGGATTCGGCATATGAGCGGATCTCATTTGATTTCAGCAATTTATTGTCTGGTGTAGAACGGACGGGTGACAGCTTCATAGCGGAGATTGAGGCAGTCACACAAGAACATGTTATCGCTGCAGCACAGCATGTTGCACTCGATACGATTTACTTTCTACGTGACCGGAAGGAGGAGAACTAA
- the sleB gene encoding spore cortex-lytic enzyme: MKYRLLIWTVCLVFGLLGLNQLQHHEQSRETFGTTILKQGTTGKDIYELQGRLKALGYFNGNVDGIFGPKTKNAVTWFQWKFGLKSDGIVGAKTKLMLWKATKDWKPTAAELPGGTTANKETSTSKDNNLPASNDLGFTQKDLQMMANAVYGESRGEPYIGQVAVAAVIINRVKSSEFPNTATGVIFQPGAFTAVADGQIWLTPNESAMKAVKDAVSGLDPSDGCLYYFNPETATSKWIWTRPQYKTIGKHIFCR, translated from the coding sequence GTGAAATATCGTCTTTTAATTTGGACGGTTTGTCTTGTGTTTGGCTTATTAGGCTTAAATCAGCTACAACATCATGAGCAAAGCCGAGAGACATTCGGTACGACAATTTTAAAGCAAGGAACTACAGGTAAAGACATTTATGAACTACAAGGGCGGCTAAAAGCGTTAGGTTATTTCAACGGTAACGTAGATGGGATCTTTGGTCCGAAGACAAAAAATGCAGTTACGTGGTTTCAATGGAAGTTCGGCTTAAAGTCAGATGGCATCGTTGGCGCGAAGACGAAATTGATGCTCTGGAAAGCGACGAAAGATTGGAAGCCGACTGCGGCAGAATTGCCAGGTGGCACAACGGCAAATAAAGAGACGTCAACTAGTAAGGATAATAACCTTCCTGCATCGAATGACCTTGGTTTTACACAAAAAGATTTGCAAATGATGGCGAACGCAGTGTATGGAGAATCGCGTGGTGAACCTTATATCGGACAGGTAGCCGTTGCAGCTGTTATTATCAATCGAGTGAAGTCTTCGGAATTTCCGAATACTGCGACCGGTGTGATTTTTCAGCCTGGAGCTTTCACAGCGGTTGCGGATGGTCAAATCTGGCTTACGCCGAACGAAAGCGCGATGAAAGCAGTTAAGGATGCGGTCAGCGGTTTGGATCCAAGCGATGGTTGCCTCTATTATTTCAATCCAGAAACTGCAACGTCGAAATGGATTTGGACAAGACCGCAGTACAAGACGATCGGTAAACATATTTTTTGCCGTTAG
- a CDS encoding ClpP family protease has translation MSDETTREKKDATEGQNNTEERNAEVTESIVELGQASIPTQESNIFCLTIIGQIEGHLMLPPQNKTTKYEHVIPQLVAVEQNQSIEGLLIVLNTVGGDVEAGLAIAEMISSMSKPTVTLVLGGGHSIGVPIAVSSDYKLIAETATMTIHPIRMNGLVIGVPQTFEYLEKMQERVTRFVVRHSHITEETFKDLMFKTGELTRDIGTTVIGADAVKHGLIDGVGGLGEALKELNKRIAERKMKKVEDKAQ, from the coding sequence ATGAGTGATGAGACGACTCGTGAGAAGAAGGATGCGACTGAAGGGCAGAACAACACAGAGGAACGTAATGCTGAGGTAACGGAAAGCATCGTTGAGCTAGGGCAAGCATCGATCCCAACACAGGAATCGAATATATTCTGTCTTACCATCATTGGTCAGATTGAAGGTCATCTGATGCTCCCTCCGCAAAATAAAACGACGAAATATGAGCATGTCATCCCACAGCTAGTTGCCGTTGAACAAAATCAATCGATTGAAGGGTTGCTAATTGTGCTAAATACGGTTGGGGGCGATGTTGAGGCAGGGCTAGCGATTGCAGAGATGATCTCTTCAATGAGCAAGCCTACAGTTACACTAGTGCTAGGCGGAGGACATTCGATTGGTGTGCCGATTGCGGTTTCTTCGGATTACAAATTGATAGCGGAAACTGCCACAATGACCATTCACCCCATTCGGATGAATGGATTGGTTATCGGAGTTCCTCAAACGTTTGAATATTTGGAAAAAATGCAAGAGCGGGTTACTCGATTTGTCGTTCGCCATTCACATATTACAGAGGAAACATTCAAAGATCTGATGTTCAAAACAGGAGAGCTTACAAGAGATATTGGAACAACGGTCATCGGTGCTGACGCTGTGAAGCATGGGCTGATCGACGGAGTAGGAGGTCTTGGCGAAGCGCTAAAGGAACTGAATAAGCGAATCGCAGAGCGAAAGATGAAGAAAGTGGAGGATAAGGCACAATGA
- a CDS encoding ribonuclease J produces MSKKNNPDKLLIFALGGVGEIGKNMYCIQYGNDIVVVDAGLKFPEEELLGIDVVIPDVTYLIENREKVRAILLTHGHEDHIGGLPYVLKQINVPLYGTKLTLGLVENKLKEAGLLGDTKRHLINESSELTLGSIKATFFRTNHSIPDSVGVCMETPEGIVVHTGDFKFDHTPVNEQYADLQRMAEIGSRGVLALLSDSTNAERAGFTPSESNIGKEFEEIFRRAKQRVVVATFASNVHRIQQVINAAIETHRKMAVIGRSMVNVVTIASELGYLNIPEGMLIEPDEVNKLPADRVVVLSTGSQGEPMSALTRMARSTHRKVDILPGDTVVIAATPIPGNERYVGRTVDELMRLGAHVIYGPGQVSGVHVSGHGSQEELKLMLNLMRPQYFIPIHGEYRMLRHHGLLGEAVGIPKENIFLLDNGDTVELQNGIARKAGKIPAGNVLIDGLGIGDVGNIVLRDRKLLSQDGILVVVVTLSKQDGTIRSGPDIISRGFVYVRESEGLLEEANRIVTSTLQKLMSEKVNEWASLKTNVKDALGRFLYEQTRRRPMILPIIMEV; encoded by the coding sequence TTGTCTAAGAAGAACAACCCAGACAAATTACTGATTTTCGCGCTCGGTGGCGTTGGCGAAATCGGCAAAAACATGTATTGCATTCAGTATGGCAACGATATTGTTGTTGTTGACGCTGGATTGAAATTTCCAGAGGAGGAATTGCTCGGAATCGATGTCGTCATTCCTGATGTCACATACTTAATCGAGAACCGTGAAAAAGTACGAGCAATTTTGCTCACACATGGTCACGAGGATCACATTGGCGGGCTTCCGTACGTACTGAAGCAAATTAACGTGCCATTGTACGGAACGAAGCTTACATTGGGCTTGGTGGAAAACAAGCTGAAAGAAGCGGGATTGTTAGGGGATACGAAGCGTCATCTGATTAACGAATCATCAGAACTTACACTCGGATCCATTAAAGCGACATTCTTCCGGACGAATCACAGCATTCCAGACTCTGTCGGTGTATGCATGGAAACACCTGAAGGAATCGTCGTACACACAGGTGACTTTAAGTTTGATCACACTCCTGTGAACGAGCAGTATGCAGATTTGCAGCGGATGGCTGAGATTGGTAGCCGTGGTGTACTTGCGTTACTATCGGATAGCACCAATGCTGAGCGCGCAGGCTTTACGCCATCTGAGAGCAACATTGGCAAGGAGTTCGAAGAGATTTTCCGCAGAGCGAAGCAACGTGTCGTCGTTGCAACATTCGCTTCGAATGTGCACAGAATTCAACAGGTCATCAATGCGGCGATTGAAACACATCGCAAGATGGCTGTCATCGGACGCAGTATGGTCAATGTCGTTACAATTGCTTCAGAGCTTGGTTATTTGAATATCCCAGAAGGGATGTTAATTGAACCGGATGAAGTCAATAAATTGCCGGCAGATCGCGTTGTCGTGCTTTCCACGGGTTCACAAGGCGAACCTATGTCTGCGCTAACGCGCATGGCAAGATCAACACACCGCAAAGTTGACATTTTGCCAGGTGATACAGTCGTTATTGCTGCAACGCCAATTCCAGGCAATGAGCGTTATGTAGGGCGTACTGTAGATGAATTAATGAGATTAGGTGCGCATGTCATTTATGGTCCAGGCCAAGTATCTGGCGTTCACGTATCTGGTCATGGTAGCCAAGAAGAATTGAAATTGATGCTTAATTTAATGCGTCCGCAATATTTCATCCCTATTCACGGAGAATATCGGATGTTACGTCATCACGGCTTACTTGGTGAAGCAGTGGGGATTCCGAAGGAAAATATTTTCCTATTGGACAACGGAGATACGGTTGAGCTTCAAAACGGAATAGCACGTAAAGCAGGTAAAATTCCTGCGGGTAACGTTCTGATCGATGGTCTTGGCATCGGAGACGTTGGTAACATCGTGCTTCGTGACCGCAAGCTTCTGTCTCAGGATGGTATACTCGTTGTTGTCGTTACGCTCAGCAAGCAAGACGGCACAATCAGATCGGGTCCAGACATTATTTCGCGCGGCTTCGTATATGTTCGTGAATCCGAAGGTTTGCTTGAAGAAGCGAATCGAATCGTAACGAGCACGCTGCAAAAGCTGATGAGCGAAAAAGTGAACGAATGGGCTTCGCTCAAGACGAATGTGAAGGATGCTCTCGGCCGATTCTTGTACGAGCAAACAAGAAGAAGACCAATGATTTTGCCGATTATCATGGAAGTATAA
- a CDS encoding DNA translocase FtsK, whose translation MARLAKRKKKRASFGTNLKYEVYGILLITISIIALSGEAAVGRSLSKLFGFLLGIHYYMLALAGIWVGLYVMVKRTWPRGWNARRSGFIIVGLGFTLWSAMSVIDNSLGVIGAITPSTILEQTMTQLREQLWQLPTGQELSFSEKVVGGGFIGAIQYSIFFWMFGYYGAKFILIIEFAIAIMLITNRSYVEMIRTVRLFIMRVMPLLAARLSSGRKLQKAKIIPVKSQGGGLKRKDDIEPPVVATHEDEMDEPPFSPRQRKTPLFFQLFHGKADRDLQQEQDEWDEEIVAREKPREEKGNNLRDEALHTPLSEQGHVQEEVEQQNEPRFTDFYSEAYQEYDDQNMDDDGAPIPDDDELAHEAAPENLVQDEMELGQESPVQQGETSPSAPVAPKPVKKVPKPYRLPSVNLLDKPNGAGKSGNAADYMNTARKLEATLESFGVRAKVLDVARGPAVTRYELQPDVGVKVSRIVSLTDDIALALAAKDIRMEAPIPGKSAIGIEVPNNEVSIVTLREVLESTPFQESSAKLTVAFGRDISGLPIVGNLAKMPHLLVAGATGSGKSVCINGIITSLLYKAKPDEVKFLMIDPKMVELNVYNGIPHLLAPVVTDPRRASLALKKIVVEMEKRYEKFSKSGTRNIEGYNTLMMSGDNADGVLPYIVVLVDELADLMMVAAGDVEESITRLAQMARAAGIHLIIATQRPSVDVITGVIKANIPSRIAFGVSSQVDSRTILDMVGAEKLLGRGDMLFLPMGASKPIRVQGAFLSDNEVEAIVNYARGQAEAEYNEDLVPEIDDSEPSVADEVLDELFEQAVQIVIEAKHASVSLLQRRMRVGYTRAARLIDSMEAKGIVGPYEGSKPREVLMTMEQYQQRIPS comes from the coding sequence GTGGCAAGATTGGCAAAGCGTAAAAAGAAACGTGCTTCATTTGGAACAAACTTGAAATACGAAGTATATGGCATATTATTAATTACGATATCGATTATTGCCCTTTCTGGCGAAGCAGCGGTAGGACGTTCTCTATCCAAGCTATTCGGCTTTTTATTGGGCATTCATTATTATATGTTAGCTTTAGCAGGGATATGGGTTGGACTGTATGTCATGGTGAAACGCACTTGGCCTCGTGGGTGGAATGCAAGACGAAGTGGCTTTATTATTGTTGGGCTTGGATTTACACTGTGGAGTGCGATGTCGGTCATCGACAATAGCCTAGGAGTCATTGGTGCAATCACTCCATCAACTATATTAGAGCAGACGATGACGCAATTACGTGAACAGCTCTGGCAGCTACCTACAGGTCAAGAGCTTTCCTTCTCTGAAAAGGTCGTTGGAGGAGGCTTCATTGGCGCGATTCAATATTCAATCTTCTTCTGGATGTTCGGATATTATGGCGCGAAATTCATCTTAATTATAGAATTTGCGATTGCGATTATGTTGATCACGAATCGATCCTATGTAGAGATGATTCGGACGGTACGTTTATTTATCATGCGGGTGATGCCCTTGCTCGCTGCGCGGCTGTCTTCAGGGCGCAAGCTCCAAAAGGCGAAGATCATTCCTGTAAAATCACAAGGTGGGGGACTTAAGAGGAAGGATGATATTGAACCGCCTGTCGTAGCTACACATGAAGATGAAATGGATGAGCCCCCTTTTTCTCCAAGACAACGCAAGACGCCGTTATTTTTCCAATTATTCCATGGAAAAGCGGATCGAGATTTGCAACAAGAGCAAGACGAATGGGACGAAGAAATAGTGGCACGAGAAAAGCCACGCGAGGAGAAGGGTAATAACTTACGCGATGAAGCACTACATACTCCCCTGTCTGAACAGGGACATGTACAAGAAGAAGTAGAACAACAGAATGAACCACGATTTACTGATTTTTATTCAGAAGCATATCAAGAATATGATGATCAGAATATGGACGATGACGGTGCGCCTATTCCGGACGACGATGAACTTGCGCATGAGGCTGCTCCTGAAAATTTAGTACAAGACGAGATGGAATTAGGTCAAGAGTCACCTGTGCAACAAGGTGAGACTTCTCCATCTGCGCCTGTTGCTCCAAAGCCAGTTAAGAAAGTACCTAAGCCTTACCGCTTACCTAGCGTCAATTTGTTGGACAAGCCTAATGGTGCTGGGAAATCCGGTAATGCAGCTGATTATATGAATACTGCTCGTAAGCTTGAAGCAACACTCGAAAGCTTCGGTGTGAGGGCTAAAGTACTAGATGTAGCTCGCGGTCCGGCGGTTACACGCTATGAACTACAGCCTGATGTTGGCGTTAAAGTCAGTCGGATCGTTAGCTTAACGGACGATATTGCGCTTGCACTAGCGGCTAAAGACATTCGGATGGAAGCTCCGATTCCGGGTAAATCAGCGATTGGCATCGAAGTTCCGAACAATGAAGTGAGTATTGTTACACTTCGTGAGGTGCTGGAATCTACTCCGTTCCAAGAGTCATCTGCGAAGTTAACAGTTGCATTCGGGCGTGATATCTCAGGTCTTCCGATCGTTGGGAATTTGGCGAAGATGCCCCACTTGCTCGTTGCAGGGGCTACAGGCTCAGGGAAATCGGTCTGTATTAATGGTATTATTACGAGCTTGCTCTATAAAGCTAAACCAGATGAAGTTAAGTTCCTGATGATTGACCCGAAAATGGTTGAATTGAACGTATATAACGGGATTCCACATTTGCTAGCTCCTGTCGTTACCGATCCTCGTCGTGCATCGTTAGCACTGAAGAAGATCGTTGTAGAGATGGAGAAGCGCTATGAGAAGTTTTCAAAGTCGGGTACGAGAAATATTGAAGGCTACAATACACTCATGATGAGTGGTGATAACGCTGACGGGGTATTACCTTATATCGTTGTACTCGTTGATGAGCTCGCAGATTTGATGATGGTTGCGGCTGGAGACGTGGAAGAGTCGATAACGCGTCTTGCACAGATGGCGCGCGCAGCAGGCATTCATCTGATCATTGCGACGCAACGACCTTCTGTAGACGTCATAACGGGCGTCATCAAAGCGAACATCCCAAGTCGGATTGCATTTGGTGTTTCGTCACAGGTCGATTCGCGCACGATTCTCGACATGGTCGGAGCAGAAAAGTTGCTCGGACGTGGAGATATGCTCTTCCTGCCAATGGGTGCTTCTAAGCCGATTCGGGTTCAAGGTGCATTCCTCTCGGATAACGAGGTGGAGGCAATTGTTAATTATGCCCGTGGACAAGCAGAAGCGGAATATAACGAGGATCTCGTTCCTGAGATTGACGATAGTGAACCGAGTGTGGCTGACGAGGTTTTGGATGAGCTATTTGAGCAGGCTGTACAAATTGTTATTGAAGCAAAGCATGCATCGGTATCGTTGTTACAGCGACGGATGCGAGTAGGTTATACGCGTGCGGCGCGTCTCATTGATTCAATGGAAGCGAAAGGGATAGTCGGACCTTATGAGGGCAGTAAGCCTCGCGAGGTGCTTATGACGATGGAACAGTATCAACAACGAATACCATCCTAG
- the fabG gene encoding 3-oxoacyl-ACP reductase FabG, producing MKRVALVTGGSRGIGATVARKLAADGISVIVTHHASEEAALAIVEQCTSSGYEARTIQLDVRSRESLEAGKRTLEAEGWVPNIIVHCAGIAHYGLLEDTEERTWDDLMQVHLKAAFYLTQLYGPAMTWGRWGRIVNLSSIWGKTGAAGEAAYATAKGGLEAFTKSMAKELATGGVTVNAVAPGAIDTDMLATFDEHERQQLCEQIPLGRLGRAEEVAELIRFLVSDEAEYITGQVIGLNGGWQM from the coding sequence GTGAAGCGGGTTGCGCTCGTTACAGGCGGCTCACGTGGCATTGGAGCTACGGTTGCGCGTAAGCTTGCTGCAGACGGTATATCGGTCATTGTGACTCATCATGCATCCGAAGAGGCAGCACTGGCGATAGTTGAGCAATGTACGTCGTCTGGCTATGAAGCACGCACGATTCAGCTTGACGTTCGTTCGCGTGAGTCGTTGGAAGCAGGTAAGAGGACCCTTGAAGCAGAAGGCTGGGTGCCGAATATTATCGTTCATTGTGCAGGGATAGCTCATTATGGGCTGTTGGAAGATACAGAAGAGCGTACATGGGACGATCTGATGCAAGTGCATCTAAAAGCTGCATTTTATTTGACGCAGCTGTACGGTCCTGCTATGACCTGGGGGAGATGGGGACGCATCGTAAACCTCTCCAGCATATGGGGTAAGACCGGCGCAGCAGGAGAAGCCGCATATGCAACTGCAAAGGGTGGACTTGAGGCTTTTACGAAATCGATGGCAAAGGAACTTGCTACCGGTGGAGTCACAGTGAATGCAGTAGCACCAGGCGCCATCGATACCGATATGTTAGCTACATTTGATGAACATGAACGACAGCAGCTGTGTGAACAAATTCCGCTAGGTCGATTAGGCAGAGCGGAGGAGGTTGCAGAGTTGATCCGTTTCTTGGTGTCAGATGAAGCGGAATACATAACAGGTCAAGTCATTGGGTTAAATGGGGGTTGGCAGATGTGA
- a CDS encoding YlzJ-like family protein, with product MTIYTVMPHELVFDGMNQEPGPFVEVTINGVMLQVIPTVPGIGRIVRVISGPLQSYLNNEYAPGQSIRYVPKIEAEEQLTWKQ from the coding sequence ATGACGATCTATACAGTGATGCCACATGAGCTTGTGTTTGACGGAATGAATCAGGAGCCTGGTCCATTCGTTGAAGTCACAATCAATGGGGTAATGCTTCAAGTCATTCCGACTGTCCCGGGCATAGGTCGGATCGTGAGAGTAATCTCCGGTCCGCTCCAAAGCTATCTGAACAATGAATATGCTCCTGGCCAGAGCATTCGATATGTGCCAAAGATAGAAGCGGAAGAACAATTGACCTGGAAACAATAA
- a CDS encoding pitrilysin family protein yields MVVQQYANLQETLWHEKLDNGLNVFILPKPGFTKTYATFTTQYGSIDNHFTRPGGDTIRVPDGIAHFLEHKMFEEPEGDIFSRFATLGASANAYTSFDRTVYLFSATDEIAANLDTLLHFVQNPYFTDENVDKEKGIIVQEIEMYKDNPDWRVYFGLIEAMYIEHPVHIDIAGTASSVRSITKEMLYDCYNTFYHPSNMTLFIVGGVDPEATMAQVKRDQANKSFAPSGEIKRLFDTESSEVRTKKLEIELPVSLPKCMFGFKDLQGVNYADSVRLELMSKLMLDAVLGSSSMLYQSLYDDNLISDGFGHEFNSGNGYTFSAIGGESRDPDQLVKRVTDALYEAAEVGITEEVFERTRRKRIGAFLRMMNSPEAIASEFTRYLLKGGDLFQVVELYESLTLDEVNARIREHAQPAQLAISIVRSKAK; encoded by the coding sequence ATGGTTGTACAGCAATATGCGAACTTGCAGGAAACATTGTGGCATGAGAAGTTGGACAATGGCTTAAATGTGTTCATCCTCCCAAAACCGGGATTCACGAAGACGTATGCGACGTTTACTACGCAATATGGCTCAATTGACAATCATTTCACAAGACCGGGCGGGGATACCATTCGAGTACCCGACGGAATTGCACACTTTCTTGAGCATAAGATGTTCGAAGAACCTGAAGGGGATATCTTTTCTAGGTTCGCTACGCTAGGAGCTTCTGCTAATGCATATACAAGCTTTGACCGCACAGTGTACCTGTTCTCTGCAACAGATGAAATTGCTGCTAACCTCGATACGTTGCTGCACTTCGTTCAAAATCCTTATTTTACAGATGAGAATGTAGACAAGGAAAAGGGGATTATCGTTCAAGAAATTGAGATGTATAAGGATAATCCAGATTGGCGGGTGTACTTTGGCTTAATTGAGGCGATGTATATCGAACATCCAGTTCATATTGATATCGCTGGAACAGCGTCGTCTGTTCGCTCGATTACGAAGGAAATGCTATATGATTGCTATAACACGTTTTATCATCCATCCAATATGACACTATTCATCGTCGGCGGAGTTGATCCAGAAGCAACGATGGCGCAAGTGAAGCGGGATCAAGCAAACAAATCTTTTGCGCCTAGCGGCGAAATCAAGCGTTTGTTTGACACGGAGTCCAGCGAAGTTCGAACGAAGAAGCTAGAAATAGAGCTCCCTGTTTCGTTGCCTAAATGTATGTTCGGATTTAAAGATTTACAAGGTGTTAACTATGCTGATTCCGTTCGACTTGAACTGATGAGCAAGCTCATGCTTGATGCAGTGTTAGGTTCGAGTTCCATGCTGTACCAGTCGCTTTACGATGATAATCTGATCTCTGATGGCTTTGGTCATGAATTCAATTCAGGGAATGGTTATACGTTTTCGGCAATTGGTGGAGAGTCGAGAGATCCGGATCAATTAGTGAAGCGGGTAACGGATGCGTTATACGAGGCGGCCGAAGTGGGAATTACAGAAGAAGTGTTCGAGCGGACTCGGCGTAAGCGAATTGGCGCATTTTTGCGAATGATGAATAGCCCAGAAGCAATCGCGAGTGAATTCACGCGTTACTTGCTGAAGGGCGGTGATCTCTTCCAAGTTGTTGAGCTATACGAGAGCTTAACTTTGGATGAAGTCAATGCGCGTATACGTGAGCATGCACAACCAGCACAGTTGGCGATCTCCATCGTTAGAAGCAAGGCTAAGTGA
- a CDS encoding DUF3388 domain-containing protein, whose amino-acid sequence MDSKLWYMEYKIYKNRPGLLGDIASMLGMLEVNILTINGVEDRTRGMLLQTNDEEKIELLGKMLSKVDNITVNKLRQPRLTDILAVRHGRYIERDSDDKKTFRFTRDELGLLVDFLGELFKREGNQTIGLRGMPRVGKTESIIAGSVCANKHWTFVSSTLLRQTVRSQLSEEEMNVNNVFIVDGIVSTIRSNERHYALLQDIMAMPSTKVIEHPDIFIRESQFDYDVFDCIIELRNTPDEEISYENFTTAGYSEDL is encoded by the coding sequence ATGGATTCTAAACTATGGTACATGGAATATAAAATTTATAAAAACCGCCCAGGTTTGCTCGGTGATATCGCTTCCATGCTAGGTATGCTTGAGGTTAATATATTAACCATCAACGGGGTAGAAGACCGCACACGTGGCATGTTGCTGCAAACAAACGATGAAGAGAAAATTGAGCTTCTAGGTAAAATGCTATCAAAGGTGGATAATATTACCGTTAACAAACTGCGTCAGCCGCGCTTGACGGATATATTAGCAGTTCGCCACGGGCGATATATTGAACGAGATTCAGATGACAAAAAAACTTTTCGATTTACACGTGATGAGTTAGGACTGCTTGTTGACTTTCTCGGAGAACTGTTCAAGCGAGAAGGGAATCAAACGATTGGACTTCGAGGTATGCCTCGAGTTGGCAAAACAGAATCCATTATCGCTGGCAGTGTATGTGCGAATAAGCATTGGACTTTCGTCTCATCGACATTACTTCGGCAAACAGTACGTAGTCAACTGTCTGAAGAAGAGATGAATGTGAATAATGTATTTATTGTGGATGGGATTGTAAGTACCATTCGTTCAAATGAACGTCACTACGCTTTGCTACAAGATATTATGGCGATGCCCTCGACGAAGGTCATCGAGCATCCAGATATTTTCATACGTGAATCTCAGTTCGATTATGATGTGTTCGATTGTATTATTGAACTGCGCAATACGCCAGATGAAGAAATTTCGTATGAAAATTTTACAACAGCGGGCTATAGTGAAGATCTTTAA
- a CDS encoding DUF3243 domain-containing protein, protein MSNVLNNFDSWKGFLGDRLSAAKKLGIDEQSIDKLAYEIGQFLDERIDPKNEEQRVLKELWDVGDESDRKTMAHLMVKLAEQQT, encoded by the coding sequence ATGTCAAATGTTCTTAACAACTTTGACTCTTGGAAAGGATTTTTAGGAGATCGGTTGAGCGCAGCGAAGAAATTAGGCATTGATGAACAATCCATCGATAAATTGGCCTATGAAATTGGACAGTTTCTCGATGAGAGGATTGATCCGAAAAATGAAGAGCAGCGCGTTCTGAAAGAGCTTTGGGACGTTGGCGATGAAAGTGATCGTAAGACAATGGCGCATTTGATGGTTAAACTTGCGGAACAACAAACATAA